The following proteins are encoded in a genomic region of Candida albicans SC5314 chromosome 4, complete sequence:
- a CDS encoding uncharacterized protein (Ortholog of S. cerevisiae : ESL1, C. dubliniensis CD36 : Cd36_41030, C. parapsilosis CDC317 : CPAR2_401340, Candida tenuis NRRL Y-1498 : CANTEDRAFT_104645 and Debaryomyces hansenii CBS767 : DEHA2E18766g), giving the protein MNNTFDPTLHSFDNYSGTPQKRQNSLSSQMVHTSNKRTPNPLQTPLAMQSAQEYPFTVNNNNSNLNSPTTAPQVSSPRYNVRSRKNVIQHMKTPTPSAYEVPSSPNINHLSHLSNHNHSDSSDSNAVLENTQEAMDTKVASRSFSQQQQQQQSYSHSTHSQNYQQQQPTPQTSAPPPSSQQQQQRVMSEEEQQLATKLKETYKNIVNYEEIIQNNCVEISLKINQITSTNNPNLVYGSPMAAQNLSSSLNSNSSVASGVTRTSELSNDLWTVYHQNITLLDNYYDFLVTSLKPSSNQTQFKTGKNIVDLYKIPRRMWVYGVVGFLEVLKNIMSIFQDHEICSCFISYCFNIISNLTDPILEMEGWWSEKLGDLSRMAIALYASKFIDWKISAECWYSVAMKTLYGHGKIYYHMCTVQQDNLDALVNIGKSVICRDPFVPTQHYLRLVVENICTQRNILSLLELPIIDFIKIHKVLLSIHNGRSNDGNTTESIHDSQLQYGIDLVTRYGLTFGSDSNGYNFFTRELYAAGNSANSISSDPQQQQQQQQQQQQQQQQQQIQQIQQPSATNTIEKMNFWFNKGSLFAISNINHLIGFGDAKNPFAKLFQLPEALKERKDKKDRKRKSRSASQTEDANLATIGSAGGVDGQSITAADLTTNDWFYCLQFINKSVLELSMRILNHYLIGPKQASTAHIIVWLYFLISIGESVQKYPFSQPMIHWLFKKIFPWESLINYLNSLLSFVKNSPKLCAMYTQYLQVNYVQYFNQNEFLPEVWKCWGTLWFDLISEKHDYIDSETAGVKNNNLFDLPICGTYPVINNMSGDNFDLKSKNQMENDNDERIVRIILLSRTIADNYGFGLVRTRDEFKFDQNLYHREINDSFAQEFILDGRFSQNNFMQPISRENLTFETNHQLSSIQKDEIWFGGFDSHLYDDENLELGEDIIDCEDDLEEVYANEYGRASFGGGGGATTTSHNDFYGDSFIGTPTDPLSLGGSIDEDYEGNFGDKIDSNVTHITLDTNIWLKHCGRIYKCVRNGVIKVSIPLIVFQELRALRKSPEATIADAATRSVIIIRELYLTREVVPLRFDGTVASDINETTEFENNSTWRSNVDETILHAVNEHDEMGKRLMKGLNLRLSSSTREDYKKRDPPVLNSRMAKTFKYCILITDDRNMRLRAKTIGLTSFQSKWLFGQLETVFSDRCID; this is encoded by the coding sequence ATGAACAATACATTTGATCCGACACTACattcatttgataattaCTCAGGCACACCACAAAAGAGACAGAATAGTTTATCTTCACAAATGGTTCATACATCTAATAAACGAACACCCAATCCACTTCAAACCCCGTTGGCAATGCAAAGTGCACAAGAATATCCATTTACTgtcaataacaataatctgaatttgaattcacCTACAACTGCACCTCAAGTGTCATCACCACGCTATAATGTTCGATCTAGAAAAAATGTGATTCAACACATGAAAACCCCCACACCGTCGGCTTATGAAGTTCCGTCGAGTCCTAATATCAATCATTTATCACACTTATcaaatcataatcattCTGATCTGTCTGATTCCAATGCTGTGTTAGAAAATACCCAAGAGGCAATGGACACTAAAGTAGCATCCCGTTCTTTTtcacaacagcaacagcaacagcaatcATATTCGCACCTGACACATTCacaaaattatcaacaacaacaacctaCGCCGCAAACTTCTGCACCGCCACCATCCCtgcagcaacagcaacagcgAGTTATGTCGgaagaagaacaacaacttgCAACAAAACTCAAAGAAACTTACAAGAATATTGTCAACTATGAAGaaatcattcaaaataattgtGTGGAGATaagtttaaaaataaaccaaataaCTTCAACGAACAATCCAAATTTGGTTTATGGATCACCTATGGCTGCtcaaaatttatcaagttcattaaattcaaattcatcagtAGCTTCTGGTGTAACTAGAACATCGGAATTACTGAATGATTTATGGACTGTATATCATCAAAATATAACCTTATTGGATAACTATTATGATTTTTTAGTCACATCTTTAAAGCCATCATCAAATCAAACTCAATTTAAAACCGgtaaaaatattgttgacTTATACAAGATTCCTAGAAGAATGTGGGTTTATGGAGTAGTGGGGTTTCTtgaagttttgaaaaatatcatGAGTATTTTCCAAGATCATGAAATTTGTCTGTGTTTTATATCATATTGctttaatattatttccaatttaACAGACCCAATTTTAGAAATGGAAGGATGGTGGCTGGAAAAATTGGGTGATTTATCAAGAATGGCCATTGCCCTTTATGCATCcaaattcattgattggAAAATCAGTGCTGAATGTTGGTATTCTGTGGCCATGAAAACACTCTATGGACATGGGAAAATATATTATCATATGTGTACCGTACAACAGGACAATTTAGATGCTTTAGTCAACATTGGTAAATCTGTGATTTGTCGTGATCCTTTTGTTCCTACACAACATTATTTGAGATTAGTGGTGGAAAATATATGCACCCAAAGAAAcattttatcattattagaattacctattattgatttcattaaaattCATAAAGTTTTACTCAGTATTCATAATGGTAGAAGTAATGACGGGAATACTACTGAAAGCATACATGACTCTCAATTACAATATGGAATTGATTTGGTTACTAGATATGGATTAACTTTTGGTTCTGATTCAAATGggtataattttttcaccCGTGAATTATACGCTGCAGGTAATAGTGCAAATTCAATCAGTAGTGACCCtcagcaacagcaacagcaacagcaacagcagcagcaacaacaacaacagcaacaaattcaacaaattcaacaacCTAGTGCAACAAAtactattgaaaaaatgaatttttggTTCAATAAAGGATCATTATTTGCCATTTCTAATATTAATCATCTTATTGGATTTGGTGATGCGAAAAATCCATTTGCcaaattatttcaattacCAGAAGCATTAAAAGAACGGAAAGATAAAAAGGATcgtaaaagaaaatcaagaaGTGCTTCACAAACTGAAGATGCCAATTTAGCTACTATTGGAAGTGCAGGTGGTGTTGATGGTCAATCAATTACTGCTGCTGATTTAACTACAAATGATTGGTTTTATTGtcttcaatttattaataaatctgTACTTGAATTATCGATGAGAATattgaatcattatttaattggtCCCAAGCAAGCATCTACTGCTCATATAATAGTATGgttatattttttgattagtATTGGTGAAAGTGTTCAAAAATATCCTTTTAGTCAACCGATGATACATTggttatttaaaaaaattttcccaTGGgaatcattaattaattatttgaattcgttattatcatttgttAAAAATAGTCCAAAATTATGTGCCATGTATACTCAATATCTTCAAGTTAATTATGTTcaatatttcaatcaaaatgaatttttacCTGAAGTTTGGAAATGTTGGGGCACACTTtggtttgatttaattagtGAAAAACATGATTATATTGATCTGGAAACTGCTGGagttaaaaataataatttatttgatttaccAATTTGTGGAACTTATCCAGTGATTAATAATATGTCAGGagataattttgatttaaaatcgaaaaatcaaatggaaaatgataatgatgaaagGATTGTTCgtattatattattgtCAAGAACTATAGCTGATAATTATGGATTTGGATTAGTTCGTACTAGGGatgaatttaaatttgatcaaaatTTATATCATCGAGAAATCAATGATTCATTTGCTCAAGAATTTATACTCGATGGAAGATTTCTgcaaaataattttatgCAACCTATATCTAGAGAAAATTTAACGTTTGAAActaatcatcaattatcatCGATTCAAAAAGATGAAATATGGTTTGGTGGTTTTGATAGTCATttatatgatgatgaaaatcTCGAATTAGGTGAAGATATCATTGATTGTGAAGATGATCTTGAAGAAGTATATGCCAATGAATATGGTCGAGCAtcttttggtggtggtggtggtgctactactactagtCATAACGATTTTTATGGGGATAGTTTTATTGGAACTCCTACCGATCCATTATCATTAGGTGGTAgtattgatgaagattatGAAGGGAATTTTGGTGATAAAATCGATAGTAATGTAACTCATATAACTTTGGATACTAATATTTGGTTGAAACATTGTGGACGAATTTATAAATGTGTTAGAAATGGAGTTATTAAAGTTCTGATTCCATTGATTGTATTTCAAGAATTACGAGCATTAAGAAAATCTCCAGAAGCCACTATAGCTGATGCTGCCACTAGATCAGTAATTATAATTCGTGAATTATATTTAACGAGAGAAGTTGTTCCATTGAGATTTGATGGTACAGTTGCATCTGATATAAATGAAACTacagaatttgaaaataattctACATGGAGATCAAATGTTGATGAAACCATTCTTCATGCGGTTAATGAACATGATGAAATGGGGAAAAGATTGATGAAAGGATTAAATTTACGATTATCTTCTAGTACTAGAGAAGATTATAAGAAACGAGATCCACCAGTATTAAATTCTCGTATGGCCAAAACATTCAAATATTGTATATTGATAACTGATGATAGAAATATGAGATTAAGAGCTAAAACTATTGGATTAACTTCATTTCAAAGTAAATGGTTATTTGGTCAATTGGAAACTGTATTTTCTGATAGATGTATTGattaa
- the RPL40B gene encoding Rpl40bp (Protein with similarity to the ribosomal protein portion of S. cerevisiae Rpl40Bp; colony morphology-related gene regulation by Ssn6; positively regulated by Tbf1; Spider biofilm repressed): MIEPSLKALASKYNCEKSICRKCYARLPPRATNCRKRKCGHTNQLRPKKKLK, encoded by the coding sequence ATGATTGAACCATCCTTGAAAGCTTTAGCTTCAAAATACAACTGTGAAAAATCCATTTGTCGTAAATGTTACGCTAGATTGCCACCAAGAGCCACCAACTGTCGTAAGAGAAAGTGTGGTCACACCAATCAATTGAGaccaaagaagaaattgaagtaG
- the PGA57 gene encoding Pga57p (Putative GPI-anchored protein; Hap43p-induced gene) has product MLFTQLIILFTFISQIICVSISDLNNIALIQFTKRRGSSGHSSGGGHSSSGSHSSGGGHSSSGSSSSGSKGGGSSSGSSSGSSSGTKGGGSSSGSSSGSRNWGSNQYHCTGNSCGYGNYFAPSAAAAAVGYGTGRYTGGTKYGNNQYHCSGSTCGYGNYYAPTAASAAAGYGSARYAGQHNNSTSTKTSFGVSLNIPSTHFYVIGLAAAYSIVL; this is encoded by the coding sequence atgcTATTTACTcaactaataattttatttacaTTTATTTCACAAATTATATGTGTATCTATTTCAGATCTTAATAATATTGCGTTAATTCAATTCACAAAACGAAGAGGTAGTAGTGGTCATTCAAGTGGCGGTGGTCATTCAAGTAGTGGTAGCCATTCaagtggtggtggtcaTTCAAGTAGTGGAAGTTCAAGTAGTGGAAGTAAAGGTGGTGGATCCAGCAGCGGCTCTAGCAGTGGGTCTAGCAGTGGAACTAAAGGAGGTGGAAGTTCAAGTGGAAGTTCATCTGGTAGTAGAAATTGGGGTAGTAATCAATACCATTGTACGGGAAATTCTTGTGGATATGGTAATTACTTTGCACCatcagcagcagcagcagcagtagGTTATGGTACTGGTCGTTATACTGGAGGCACTAAATATggaaataatcaatatcattgTTCAGGAAGCACTTGTGGTTATGGTAATTATTATGCCCCAACAGCAGCTTCAGCAGCTGCTGGATATGGTTCAGCAAGATATGCTGGACAACATAATAATTCGACTTCCACCAAGACTTCTTTTGGTGTGTCATTAAATATTCCTTCCACTCATTTTTATGTGATTGGTTTAGCTGCTGcatattcaattgtattataa
- the DAG7 gene encoding Dag7p (Secretory protein; a-specific, alpha-factor induced; mutation confers hypersensitivity to toxic ergosterol analog; fluconazole-induced; induced during chlamydospore formation in C. albicans and C. dubliniensis), which translates to MKFSSVVLSALLANLVASAPIKTVIVTAFTTVLVDSKGNTKIQTEAATATATLSGNAAAANTDVTQEYNTPSTTFTATSYNNNNNWASAPSSVETSIVEPATSEIIEPSTTNNIQTTLSTQTTSSPSTTSATSSSSSSSSSAQPTGSEFSGEGTFYSTGLGSCGITSTDSDFIVAISHELYDSKSVGNNPNHNPLCNKKIRAFYEGKSVDVTVVDRCEGCAYNDLDFSPAAFDKLADESLGRIDITWEWLN; encoded by the coding sequence atgaaattttcaTCAGTTGTATTATCTGCTTTATTAGCTAATTTGGTTGCTTCTGCTCCAATTAAAACGGTTATTGTTACTGCTTTCACTACTGTTTTGGTAGATAGTAAAGGTAACACTAAGATTCAAACTGAAGCTGCCACTGCTACTGCTACTCTTAGTGGTAATGCTGCTGCTGCAAACACAGATGTTACTCAAGAATATAATACCCCATCTACAACTTTTACTGCTACTTCatataataacaataataactgGGCTAGTGCTCCAAGTTCTGTTGAAACTTCTATTGTTGAACCAGCTACTAgtgaaattattgaacCATCAACCACAAATAACATTCAAACTACTTTATCAACTCAAACCACATCATCTCCATCAACAACTTCAgcaacttcttcttcttcttcttcttcttcttcggcACAACCAACTGGATCGGAATTTTCTGGTGAAGGTACTTTTTACTCTACTGGTTTAGGTTCATGTGGTATCACCAGTACCGATTCCGATTTCATTGTTGCTATTTCTCATGAATTATATGATTCTAAATCTGTTGGTAATAATCCAAATCATAATCCATTATGTAACAAGAAAATTAGAGCATTTTATGAAGGAAAATCCGTTGATGTTACTGTTGTTGATCGTTGTGAAGGTTGTGCTTATAATGATTTAGATTTCTCACCCGCTgcttttgataaattggcTGATGAATCATTAGGAAGAATTGATATTACTTGGGAATGGCTCAATTAG